A stretch of DNA from Nitrospira sp. KM1:
CGGAGATCAATCGCTATCGGCGCGGCCGCATCGTGATCATGAACTCGGATCTGGCGACGCGACGCGTGAGCGGTGTCGTCATGATCGACAAAGTCGACGATTCACTCTCCATCATCGCTTCAGAGTTGGGCGCTCGAACGGCTTCTCTGACCTCTTACCTCACCCTGCTCTACTGACTCCTTCTCATAGCGTCTACAGTTGTTATTGGAATTCACCTGGTTTCTGCACTGTTTAGGCGTGAAGCCGGCGCCTTCTGCCCTGACCGTTACCGACTTTTTCCACTGATTCGTCTTCACCTATGACACAGGAACTGAGTCCTCTCGACGGACCGCCGAACCGCATCGAGCCAATCAAGGGAGTAGAGAGAGATGAAGAGAACAGAATATGTCCTCATGGCCATCATCGTCTTGAGCACGATGTCCGTCGGGACAATCAGCCGAGCCGCAGCTTACGCTGAGTCACCGGCCCGAATCCTCGTCGCACAAACAAACCCATCCATCGAGTTCGATATTCCCGCGCAGGAATTGAATAGCGCCATCCTGACGTTTGCTGATCGCAGCGGGATACAAGTTTTCTATGACGCCGATCGGATGAGCGGCCTGCGAACGCAGGGGGTCAATGGCCAGTACAAATGGGAGGACGCTCTCCGAGAGCTTCTGGCAGGCACTGGAATGGGCTATCGCGTCACCGGAGAAAAGACGGTCACCATTCAGAAGGACAATTCAGACTCGGCCGGAGCGGCGGCGGGTGTGGTCGGTGCGGCAGCTGCTGGTGTTGCCGCCGGAGCCGGAGCAATGGCAGCTGACAGCAATGAAAATGGTGCGGCGGCCAGTCCTCAAAAGCCGGTGAAGGTGCCGGAGATTCTCGTAAAGGATGTGAAGCAGCGCGAGACGGCAGACCTCGGCACTCTTCCGCCCGAATATGCGGGGGGTGATGTCGCACGCGGCGGCCGTGTGGGAATTCTCGGCAATAAGGACATCATGGATACGCCGTTCACGCAGATGAACTACACCTCAAAGCTCATTCAGGATCAGCAGGCACGATATCTTGGCGAGGTGCTCAGAAACGATCCGTCCGTCCAACTCACCCAGCCGACTTCGGCAGGATTTCTGACTGCCGCAATCCGTGGATTTTCACTCGGTGAGGGCGACCTATTGCTTAACGGGTTGGCGATCGCGCCAGCCATCAATGGGACGATGATGACAGAGTCCATCGAGCGAGTTGAAGTCCTGAGAGGGCCCAATGCCCTGCTGAACGGAGCCGCTCCGGGAGGGAGCGTCGGAGGCATGATAAATCTCGTGCCGAAGCGTGCCGGCGACGATGCATTAACCCAATTGACTGCCCAATATATGTCTGACACGCAGTTCGGCGGGCACGCGGATATCAGCCGGCGCTTTGGTTCGCACAAACAGTTCGGCGTTCGTATCAATGGAGTCTACCGAAACGGCGAGCTACCCATCGATCATTTATCACGAAAATCAGCCTTGGCGACACTGGGCCTCGATTACCGCGGCGACATCGTCCGGCTCTCGGCCGATTTCGGCTATCAAGAACAGGAAATGAAAGGTCTCCGACGGCCAATTTCCGTGGCTCCTAGCTTGACGGCAATCCCCGAGCCACCCGACACTCGCATCAATGCGAACCAACCGTGGGAGTTCAATCACAACCGGGCGTTGTACGGCACCCTACGTGGCGAGGTGGACTTGACCAAGCAGATTACCGCATTTGCGGACTTTGGTATCACCCACGACCGTCGGCAAACCATCCTTTCGAATCCTCAGATCTCTAGTCCCACGGGCATGTTGGCCGCAGGAAGTACTGCTCTTCTGACATTTGAAGACCAGGTCTTAACGGGCAACGCAGGGCTACGTGGAGTCTTTGACACCGGCCCCGTTCATCATCAGGCTGTCGCGGCATACACTCAGTACTCACGAGAAAGACCACGATCATCAATAAATTCCTATCCGATCCCTGTGTCCAATATATACAATCCTATCTTCGCGCCGCCGCCACCTTCGTCGTTGTTGCCTGGTTATGGTTCTATGACAAAGACCAGTGAAACGACCTTTTCAAGCGGCATGTTTGGAGACACTTTGTCGATTCTCGATGAGCGCGTGCAACTGACCGGGGGTGTCCGATTTCAACAGATCAAGAATACAAATTTCAATCAGGCGACAGGAGCCGTCATCAGTGAATATGAGAAAAGCGCCGCCACGCCGATGGTTGGACTCGTCGTCAAGCCGTGGCAGAATGTGTCGGTATATGGGAATTATATCGAAGGGCTGCAACAGGGTCCGACGGCGCCACTGACCGCAGCCAATGCAGGTGAGGTCTTTGCGCCGTTTGTCAGCAAAGGGTATGAGGCTGGCGTCAAAGTGGATTTTGGGCGCATCGCCACCACGCTGGCAGCTTTTCAAATCACCCAGCCTAGCGCCATCCTCGATCCCGTCACAAATATATTTAGCATGGAGGGTGAACAGCGCAATCGCGGGATAGAACTCAGTGTCTTCGGGGAGGTGATGGAAGGCCTCCGCCTCCTGGGGGGCACTACTTACATCAATGCCGAATTGACGAAAACACAAGGCGGCGTCAATCAGGGCAACAAAGCACCCGTTGTTCCCTTCCAGCTCACTTTCTACGGCGAGTGGGACCTGCCATTCCACAAAGCAATGACCCTCACCAGCCGTGTGACACACGGGTCCTCACAATATCTCAATTTGGCCAACACTCAGAAGGTCCCAGACTGGACCCAATGGGACCTCGGCGCGCGGTACCAGTTTATAGGTTTGAACGGCAAGCCGATCACAATCCGTGCATTTCTCGAGAATGTCCTCGACAACAACGCTTGGTATGGCAGTCCGAGTCCGACAGCTGGGCAGATCTTTATGAGAGATCCTCGCACCTTCCTGCTCTCGGCGACCTTTAATTTTTGAATGCGAATTGATGACTTTGGGTGAGCGTGGGCTGTTTCCTGAAAGCAACGTAACAGGTCCGCATGTCTCTGCTTTTCCTGGCTCTCACCGAGAGTTCTAATCCACTCTCGTGATTTCTGGAAACGGTACATTCCTTTTCCCCAAATGGTTGTGCTAGCCATGGTATGGAACGAGGAATGCTGGTCAGATGTATGCTGCAGACCCTCGCACCTCCCTGCTCTCGGCCACATTCGATTTTTAAGGACGTCCCTCACATAGGCGAGAATCAGTGAAAAAATTGGTATCCTGACCTGAAGAAAGTCAATAACATTGCATGGACAACGCTGCGGACAAAACATAGGTAGAGGCCGATGGGATTCTGTTAGGTTGTCCGTTTTCGCCACCCCTCACGAGCGTTCGCAAGGCCTTGTTCACAGATTCCGAGGTTCGAAAAACTTTCGCCATATCTGGAGCAAGAACGACGATGTTCGTCCCTTCCGCATAACGCTTGACGTATTTACCGCGGGCACCCTTTCTGAAATCATATTCCGGAAGGATGTCGTGTTGACTCTCTTGTTTCGCCTTCTTCATGGTCTTTCCTTTCAGAGTTCGTGGCCTTGCGGGCGCTGATGATCCGAATTCGGCTGCCTCGGTCTGCATGCACAACGACGAGCAGTCTGTGTTTGACTGAAACTGAAAACGGGGACATTCTCCTGTTCAGGTATGAACGTGGCGGGGATGTGACCGCTCTGCATGCACGTGCTTGTACCCGTGAACTCGGAATGATGGCATTTAGAATGCTGATATTATGTCTAGTGCGCCGGACGAGCATTCCATCTTGACCGCTCTCCCTGGATTCAGCATGGAAGCCCGCCTCGAAGACCGTGACCGTTTATTGCAATCCGCGAGAAGAAAGCTTCTAGGCCGCGGTCCCGATGAGGCTTTCGAGCGGGATGCGGAGTTTGCGGTGAAGCCGACGGATCATTTCAAGAGACAAACTCCGCTTCCTGGTGAGGATTTCGGAAACACGTCCGCGCCCGCCGAGCACGGCTTCCAGTTCTTTGCGGGTCATGCCCAACTGGTCCATCCTGAATTTAATGGCTTCGATGGGATCGGGCGGGCAAATGGTGTAGTGCTTCGCTTCGTAGGCTTCCACAAGCGTGGCTAAGACGTCTAGCTCGTCACCTTCCTTAGTCCCAGGCTTGGCATCCATGAGTTCTTCGACGCGCCGCAACGTGCGCACGTAATCTCGCTTCGATTTGATCGGAGCAATGGTCATGGCGGTCACATCCTTTCAGACTGTCGTAGCATCGACGGCGTCATAGTCCTCGTGCGAACCGATGAACCGAATGTACACGATGCGATAGGAGTAATTGATCTTCACGATCAACCGGTATCGGTTACCCGCAATATTGAACACGACTCTATTGCCGTGCAGTACGCTGGCCGACCGGAATTGGAGCTTGAGAGTTGAGGGAGAACTCCAATCGGCTCGCGCAACCTCTTGATGCCAAGCCTCCAAAGGGCCTTTCGCAGTGGGATGCTGAGTCCAGAACTCGCGAAGGCTCCGTCTGGCTACGATGCGCACCGTATCACACTAGCATGATCCCAATATGGGAGCAATATCTGAGAAGACGCCAAACGCGGACATTCTCCTGTTCAGGTATGAACGTGGCGGGAATGTGACGGCTGAGTCGAGCGGGCATGTGTGGCAAGGCCGATTTCAAGGCTTTTCCCATTCAGCAAGACGAACAAATATCGCCGTTTAGAGCCACCTCCGTTTCGAGTCAATTTCCGGAAAGTAAACATTCCCGTGGCCAGAGGGTTCTGGTATCCTCCACCCTCTGCAGTACCGATCCCTTTTGCCATCGGGGTCCGATGAGTCTGACGCATCTTCAACTCGAAGAACTCTTTGCCGGCCAGCGAGAAGCCTTGAGCCGCCGATTGATGAGATTGGTCGGTTCGAAGGAATTGGCGGCGGATCTCATACAGGAAACCTTCGTCCGGTTGCTGGGAATCGCGGCCACACAAACCGTGCTCAATCCGCGGGCGCTGCTGTTTCGAACGGCGTCCAACCTGGCTATCGATCATTTGCGCAGGCAGAAGATCGAGAACCGGCACATCCGGGAGACCGTCCCGCTCGAAGCGGCCGAGCAGGTCGCCTCTCAGGCGGCTACGCCGGAACGGGAGTTGTGGGGGAAGCAGCAGCTTCAGTGCGTGCAAACGGCGATCGACGCACTACCAACTCCGATCAGGGAAGTTTTTCTCCTCCATCGGCTCCATGGCTATGCCTACCACGAGATTGCCGCTATGCAGGGCATTTCAGAAAGCGCTGTCGATAAACGGATGAATCGCGCTCTCAAAGAATGTTGGGCGGCTCTCCAGTCGAAAAAATAATTCTGGCGCCACTACGGAAGTAGCGCGCTCCCTCGTCTACTGCTTATAGTGCAGCTCCCACTACACCGTTGCCGGTGCTCCGGTGAGGAACCTATGGATCAACCATCGTCTCCGTTCCTGCCAGGCAAGAATGAGGATGAGATCGCCGACGAAGCGATCGCGTGGTTCTCCCGCCTTCGCATGAGCACGGCCACCTCGAAGGATTTGGAGGCATTCGAGCGGTGGTGCGCTACCCATCCATCGCACCGGCAGATTTACGACCGCGTGTCTGCCATGTGGAAAAATCCGGGGCTGCAGGTTGCAGCCGCACGTGCGGAGCTTGTCAGCGGCGACGGCCGACCTGACACGCATACCAGTTGGCGATCGCTAGCGGCCATTGCGGCATCTGTCGTCATTTTGGGTTTTGTGACAATCCAGTGGGATCTTTTCACGCGGGCACGCGCGGATTACTACACCGGCGTTGGTGAACAGACGACGGTGCGGCTATCCGATCAGTCGGTGGTGACGCTGAATACCCAGACGGCCATCGCAGTCGATTACCAGCCAGGGACTCGAAAGATTCGTCTTCTGAAAGGCCGGGCCCTCTTCAAGGTTGCTCCGGATTCCTCCCGCCCATTCGTCGTCGACCATCAGGGGATTCACACGAGGGCAGTGGGCACTGAATTCATCGTCAGAGAATTGGCCAGCGGTGCACTGGTGACCGTGGCAGAGGGCAAAGTCGCCGTTTCGAAACCGGGAGCATCCTGGCCGGAGATTCCGCTGGAAGCCGGACGCGAGGCCCTGATAGATCAGGCAACGGGCGGGGAGCCATACGACATCGATGTGCCCATGGCCACGGCCTGGCTTCAGGGGCGGCTCGTAGTGACGTCCGTGCAATTAGGTGATGTGCTCAATGAGGTTCGCAGATATCACCGGGGCACTATCATCATTCTCAACCGTGACATCGAACGCATGCGGGTCACCGGAACCTACAATCTAAACGACCCTCCCAAACTTCTCGTGACACTGTCCAAGACCCTTCAGTTTCACATCATCTCAGTGGCCGATCGTTTGACCGTCCTCTATTAGCAGGATGTTGAAAAAGGCCGCTAGTTTTCTTCTAGTCTCTCAACAGCTGCTGGACTCCATATAAAAATATTTTCCGGAAACCTTACGGAGAGAACGCCTCACTTCGTCTACTCCTATCAGTCGGTCATGAATGAGACCAAGGAGGCGTTGGACATGCACGGGTCGTATCGATGTTTCACCGAGGCAATACTCGGACTCAAGGGTTGTCTCAATGTAAGAGGTTGGAGAGCAGTGCTCGCCCGCATGCTAGTGGTTGTATTTGCCATGACATGCGTAATGGGTCATGCCGCTGCTGCGGAAGGTCAGACGGAGACCGCACTCGATCAACAAAAAGTCGATTTCAACATTCCGCAACAACCGCTTTCTTCCGCATTGCATGTCTTCGCGGGAAACACAGGCTGGGAAGTCAGCAGCCCGGCGGACTTGACGGAAGGAAAGGTGTCTCATGGCATCGCGGGAGCAGCAACGCCAGAGGATGGGCTGAAAGCCTTGCTCGCGGGCACCGGATTGACCTATCGGATCATCGGACTCAAAACCGTCACGATCGAGCGCGAGACGTCATCTGGCATCGTGCCGGGGATAGTAGGTGCGGGGACAGCGGGGGTGGCTGCCGATGCAATGGCAGGTGCGGGGAGTGAGAATGGCGTGTCGGCAAGTCCTCAGAAGCCGGTCAAGGTGCCGGAGATTCTGGTGAAGGATGTCAGAAATCGTGAAACGGCGGAACTGGACAATCTTCCACCGGAGTACGCGGGCGGTGACGTTGCACGCGGCGGCCGCGTCGGCATTCTCGGCAACAAGGACATCATGGATACGCCGTTCACGCAGATGAACTACACCTCCAAGCTCGTTCAAGACCAACAGGCAAGGTTTCTGAACGATGTTCTGAGAAATGATCCATCCGTGCAATTGAACCTGCCGTCGGCTTCGGGGTTTGCCAGCAGTCCCACGATCCGCGGATTCCAGGTCAATGCCAACGATATTTTGTTCAACAGTTTTGCAATCGCTCCAATCAGTGGAACGGTGATGACGGAATTCGTCGAGCGGGTCGAAGTGCTTAGAGGACCGAACGCTTTGCTGAACGGCGCCGCGCCATTTGGGAGCATCGGGGGTATGATCAATCTCGTGCCGAAGCGAGCCGGCGATGAAGCGCTGACTCAGCTCACCGGTCAGTACATCTCCGACACACAGGTCGGCGGGCATGCGGATATTGGC
This window harbors:
- a CDS encoding RNA polymerase sigma factor; this translates as MSLTHLQLEELFAGQREALSRRLMRLVGSKELAADLIQETFVRLLGIAATQTVLNPRALLFRTASNLAIDHLRRQKIENRHIRETVPLEAAEQVASQAATPERELWGKQQLQCVQTAIDALPTPIREVFLLHRLHGYAYHEIAAMQGISESAVDKRMNRALKECWAALQSKK
- a CDS encoding type II toxin-antitoxin system HigB family toxin, with protein sequence MRIVARRSLREFWTQHPTAKGPLEAWHQEVARADWSSPSTLKLQFRSASVLHGNRVVFNIAGNRYRLIVKINYSYRIVYIRFIGSHEDYDAVDATTV
- a CDS encoding BrnT family toxin, with translation MLVRRTRHNISILNAIIPSSRVQARACRAVTSPPRSYLNRRMSPFSVSVKHRLLVVVHADRGSRIRIISARKATNSERKDHEEGETRESTRHPSGI
- a CDS encoding type II toxin-antitoxin system HigA family antitoxin, translating into MTIAPIKSKRDYVRTLRRVEELMDAKPGTKEGDELDVLATLVEAYEAKHYTICPPDPIEAIKFRMDQLGMTRKELEAVLGGRGRVSEILTRKRSLSLEMIRRLHRKLRIPLESLIGTAA
- a CDS encoding FecR family protein; this translates as MDQPSSPFLPGKNEDEIADEAIAWFSRLRMSTATSKDLEAFERWCATHPSHRQIYDRVSAMWKNPGLQVAAARAELVSGDGRPDTHTSWRSLAAIAASVVILGFVTIQWDLFTRARADYYTGVGEQTTVRLSDQSVVTLNTQTAIAVDYQPGTRKIRLLKGRALFKVAPDSSRPFVVDHQGIHTRAVGTEFIVRELASGALVTVAEGKVAVSKPGASWPEIPLEAGREALIDQATGGEPYDIDVPMATAWLQGRLVVTSVQLGDVLNEVRRYHRGTIIILNRDIERMRVTGTYNLNDPPKLLVTLSKTLQFHIISVADRLTVLY
- a CDS encoding TonB-dependent receptor codes for the protein MKRTEYVLMAIIVLSTMSVGTISRAAAYAESPARILVAQTNPSIEFDIPAQELNSAILTFADRSGIQVFYDADRMSGLRTQGVNGQYKWEDALRELLAGTGMGYRVTGEKTVTIQKDNSDSAGAAAGVVGAAAAGVAAGAGAMAADSNENGAAASPQKPVKVPEILVKDVKQRETADLGTLPPEYAGGDVARGGRVGILGNKDIMDTPFTQMNYTSKLIQDQQARYLGEVLRNDPSVQLTQPTSAGFLTAAIRGFSLGEGDLLLNGLAIAPAINGTMMTESIERVEVLRGPNALLNGAAPGGSVGGMINLVPKRAGDDALTQLTAQYMSDTQFGGHADISRRFGSHKQFGVRINGVYRNGELPIDHLSRKSALATLGLDYRGDIVRLSADFGYQEQEMKGLRRPISVAPSLTAIPEPPDTRINANQPWEFNHNRALYGTLRGEVDLTKQITAFADFGITHDRRQTILSNPQISSPTGMLAAGSTALLTFEDQVLTGNAGLRGVFDTGPVHHQAVAAYTQYSRERPRSSINSYPIPVSNIYNPIFAPPPPSSLLPGYGSMTKTSETTFSSGMFGDTLSILDERVQLTGGVRFQQIKNTNFNQATGAVISEYEKSAATPMVGLVVKPWQNVSVYGNYIEGLQQGPTAPLTAANAGEVFAPFVSKGYEAGVKVDFGRIATTLAAFQITQPSAILDPVTNIFSMEGEQRNRGIELSVFGEVMEGLRLLGGTTYINAELTKTQGGVNQGNKAPVVPFQLTFYGEWDLPFHKAMTLTSRVTHGSSQYLNLANTQKVPDWTQWDLGARYQFIGLNGKPITIRAFLENVLDNNAWYGSPSPTAGQIFMRDPRTFLLSATFNF